The genomic DNA acttttcggttatttccggttatgtgtcggttagatgaatatataacataaataatccaaattagatcgattaaattaatataaccgatagcaagccgaatataaccgtaattaaccgaaaataatagaaaaaatagtcattctaatttgagggttggctgagttatggtaaagttatggttgagttatcgtttagggtcttctcaataatataaaaacatatttttttttctttcctggatcttttgttctgtcagattcctaataagtattaaaacgtctctcgatgtcacaaaaattgttgttagggaagcgcgaaaaatcactaattctatgtctgctcaaatccacacgcataataaattcataaagtgagctttttatcacaagatattattgcaaataattaaataattattattcgaatttagaattttatttttctaaaagtatttctccaagAATtggatattaaaattattataactcaaaatttaaatttttgaatggaaatatgtctattatttccgattcggttcggtttggtcggtttagggtcttctcaataatatgaaaacatattcttctttctttcctgggTCTTTTattctgtcagattcctaataagtattaaaacgtctctcgatgtcacaaaaagtattgttagggaagcgcgaaaaatcactaattatgtgtctgctcaaatccacacgcataataaattcataaagtgagttttttatcacaatatattattgcaaataattaaataattattattcaaatttagaattttatttttctaaaagaattTCTCCAATAagtgaataataaaattattataactcaaaatttaaatttagaatggaaatatgtctattattaggttaactaaTGGTTTCCCACCAAAATCTCGCTTTACGGCTGAATTATAAtcattacgggaaaacgaaaggtcatgtgacggctgagtcatagtgagttatgactgagttatcacaagaaacaatctgaaagtaaatggatgatatatataaatttacggctgtgttataatatttaccggaaaacgaaaggtcatgtgacggttgagttatagtgagttatggctgagttatcacaagaaacaatttgaaagtaaatgaatgatatatatgacttgacggctgagttataatatttacaggaaaacaaacggtctcgtcgattcatgttacgactgagttatagtgttttatggctgagttatcacaagaaacaatatgaaagtaaatggctgatatatatgactttacggctgagttataatatttacgggaaaacgaaaggtatcttcgattcatgtgacggctgagttatagtgatttataaatccttAATGGCTGATATATCGGAGTCGTCGAAAAAATCaaatcgggttgaaaattcatcgtcttcttcttcgtcagatgctacttcgacagcttcttcttcttcttggttttctttgtcaacgatcttaccataatcaaaacaagtgccttcaaatcccccaccgtacACTTCGTATGTAGATTCTAATTTCGATTCACTGCTTGGCCGAATCagacttcctctagctccactagtttctgtagactctttcgccgaaaactctacacagagacgtagctgatcgtgtttccatagccccaaaaaacattgcaactgtcgatcattggagacaaaaactggtggagtatcatgcgccattagtttcagtgccttgttcgagaacatgtagctcaactttagctcatggctaaacgcgatcaatccgtagtcttcaagaacaagttccacaagcttgtcgtgtgttatGCCACCATCGATCTGCATAACTATACACCCCCTATCGttggtgttaaatacatatctctgtttctttacccaattaccgaaAACAATTAGTatcggaactggatccatgaaagaaaatgaagaacaaggtgaagaagaagtagaaagaactaggtgaagaagaaaagtgaagaagaagtataagaacaaggtgaagaagaaggtaaatagttcacttatttacCAGTtaaagaacaagagtcgaacgacATTTCCTATTTccggaggaaaaaaaaagatgacatggatgatgcgtccgacgtggcaagtcagccatcaaacaattaataactcagtctatataaaactcagccatcaaacaaattataactcagtcacaacatgaaaaacattacagtaattaaaaagcaaaaaaattgctgccaaattcagccgcttcatcaactgaaaatatgtaactcagccgtatcgtttaataagtcagccgtaactgaataacattctagtaattaatcttttgctactaagtcagccgtcgaatggctgagttgtacgataagtcagcctatcacggctgagttgtacgataagtcagcctatcacggctgagttgtacgataactcatccagtcggaaaatggtaactcagccgtgtcgtaatgataactcagccgtgtcgtagtgataactcagccaaaattttaacaactcaaccatcgggtgaaaactcagccgtaaggacggctgagttacgctctaactcagccagattttgataaggcagccgtaacgcttggctgagttatgctctaactcagccagattttgataagtcagccagattttgataagtcagccgtaacgcttggctgagttatgctctaactcagccgtccactcttactcaaatgtttttttttccataactcagccggAATATACCTATAATTCAGCTGCAACATACCTTTGTAACGCGTTATAACTGAGTTATTACTACACGTCAGCGTTTTTGACGTGGCGTCTAACGtagcaatgacatttttgtaattacgtttttttcagtaacataaaacaagagcacgctgggtattttgaaaatatccgaaatattctaataataaaatctttgttcgtagattctggtaatattatctaatttggataacaGTTGAGTAAATCACCCATAGTAAAAAGATTTAGAGGAAAATGCTTGCAAATACTAGTAACACGTGAGATTTTCTGGGTGGAAGCAGAGACTTTCATGTCGCATACAAAGATTTATAGCAtccaagaaatatatatttgtattttaagtGTTAACTGGTGCATATCAGAGTAATTTTACTCAGATGATCATATAGCAATAATATACTTGTATAAGTTGAGATGTGACCACCTCTAGTAAATAGCCTAACAATAGTATCTCACCCACTAAACATACCGTGTCTCTCAAACCAGAGAGTAGCATCTCAATTATATGTTCTAAGATTTCAGGAACATCCATATCTTCATCCTCTTGGTCATCTGAACTTTCTGGTTGTGAGACGACAACGACAGCATAATCAGGGGGCGCCACCGTTTGGGTCGAAATATTCACAGAAAGGGAGCCGGTTTGACTCTGCataaaaattcaagaaacaAGTTTCAGATGACTAACTTGAGAATGAGATTATGTCAATTATGGGCATAACCAGAAATTCTACAATATTAAAACACATGACGTACTATTTACACTAAATTATACATACTAAAAGGTATTTAACTATTTACCACATAGCGCCAGGAAGGTGAGCGATGAGGAAGACAAACAAGCCCTATCCTCTGAGTTAACTTGATCAAATACTTGCGAAGCAGAGGACTTCTAGTTGCTGCATTTGATTTGCTTAGCACATTCACATCATTTAAAACATTAGGAAGGGCTTCAAGCAACACTTCTCAGCTAGCAGTCTGCCAATGTTAGTAAGACATATAAACCCAGATGCAAGATACGAAAACTTAAGTAATCAAAACCAGCAATAACTCCAGgttacagaaaaataaaataaaaaccttaaaaatggCTGCCAGAGCCTCCATCACACCAAGCAAGCAAAAGTTGTTCACAAGATTATCTTCCTCAAAAGATAAAACTTCATGTGTCCActcaaaaaaactgaaacagaaACGCCACAGTGCAACAAAGATAAGTTTGTTCATCTGAGTATTCCGAACAATTTTGTTGATGAAGTCAAGTGTTCAAACCagaacaaacacataaacaaaactcaaaactttagCACTTATGAGTGACAGAATCAGACCTTTTAAATGCCTTTCCCATATCCGGACGCGTAAAAGGCTTAGAGAGGAGCAATCCCGAAATCCTGCACATAGGGCCAGCAGTGCGCAGATAGTCCTTACAGAAACCCAAAATCTTCAATACCAGAGGAGCAAGATCGTCCCCACAGAAGCTCTTATAATTTGCAATGCTTGTATCAgcagaagaaaaatcaaacggGACCAACACAAGGATGGAAAGCCACAAGAGAGTAACACATTGAGCCTCCATTTCACCAGTGCTTTCTTGCCTCAAGGATGAAACAGAAGTCATGGTATGGCATTTCTCCAGAAGCGACACAGCGAGTTCTAAATCGGATACATGATGCGGAAAGAACTTGATAACAGCTTTGTACCCACAGACAGTAACTAAAGTATAGATAATGGTGCAAATGGGTTTGATAATATCGACAACTTCATCAGGTTTCGCTTCTAATTCAAGTGTTTTAGAGCGAATGATTAACATGAGTGGTGAAACTGTGGCCTCTAAGTAAGGTTCCACTAGTTGACCTTGCTCCTGGTATTTATCCATCTACAAGACaagtagactttttttttttttttttgaacaaaatacAAGACATgtagacaacaaaacaaactacGTCGGGAAAAGGAATCatcacacaagaagaagaagaagtagctaAAAAGAGTAAGAGAAGCGTACGTAAGATTGAGCGGATTTTGTGAACAGAAGAAGGATCAACGACACGGCCATTTGCGACAATGTCATCGACAAGTGATTTAACAATCTCCCATTCTCGCAAAAAGTATCTAAGTAGAAATCTTTCCCTGGAATCATGAATGTCCTCTCCTCCATTCACAGCCACCACAGTTTCCTCTTCGATGGTTGCTGCCATTACTCTCACCGTAATGCTGGGATAGAGAAaggatggaaaaaaaaaaaaaagatagagatcGT from Camelina sativa cultivar DH55 chromosome 7, Cs, whole genome shotgun sequence includes the following:
- the LOC104701137 gene encoding tubulin-folding cofactor D-like isoform X2; its protein translation is MEERTFMIPGKDFYLDTFCENGRLLNHLSMTLSQMAVSLILLLFTKSAQSYMDKYQEQGQLVEPYLEATVSPLMLIIRSKTLELEAKPDEVVDIIKPICTIIYTLVTVCGYKAVIKFFPHHVSDLELAVSLLEKCHTMTSVSSLRQESTGEMEAQCVTLLWLSILVLVPFDFSSADTSIANYKSFCGDDLAPLVLKILGFCKDYLRTAGPMCRISGLLLSKPFTRPDMGKAFKSFFEWTHEVLSFEEDNLVNNFCLLGVMEALAAIFKTAS
- the LOC104701137 gene encoding tubulin-folding cofactor D-like isoform X1 — protein: MEERTFMIPGKDFYLDTFCENGRLLNHLSMTLSQMAVSLILLLFTKSAQSYMDKYQEQGQLVEPYLEATVSPLMLIIRSKTLELEAKPDEVVDIIKPICTIIYTLVTVCGYKAVIKFFPHHVSDLELAVSLLEKCHTMTSVSSLRQESTGEMEAQCVTLLWLSILVLVPFDFSSADTSIANYKSFCGDDLAPLVLKILGFCKDYLRTAGPMCRISGLLLSKPFTRPDMGKAFKSFFEWTHEVLSFEEDNLVNNFCLLGVMEALAAIFKVFILFFCNLELLLVLIT